From the Bdellovibrio reynosensis genome, one window contains:
- a CDS encoding helix-hairpin-helix domain-containing protein yields the protein MDQALQSYLARIAPTVSAKSAQAVIELAAEGATVPFIARYRKEKTGNLDEVQIRAVIEGHETYNEIVKRKAFLIKEIGEQNNLTAEIQKRIELSWDLGELEEIYKPFKKKKKTKATVAREAGLEPLAQWIWDLGHGLIKDDATMEMKAKAFLNPTAKIVTYEEALKGAQDILVEKIANDTELRAMVAKNYNEKGRVVAKAAKGFKPNSKYDMYKEFEEPVKNLMDAKNNHRYLAMRRGWQEEELAVDVKGDDEDILKSYEKFATSTPDNAVGEYLKQCARLALNVYVLPSVVNEVHRLLKEKADTDAITVFAENVRKLLLGSPYGSKCVLGVDPGLRTGCKVALIDKTGAFISHTVLYTLGDDAEKKAKALFGEVLKQIQIEAIAVGNGTAGRETEAFLRKVLKDLGKNIPVVMVSESGASVYSASEVAREEFPDLDVTVKGAISIARRLQDPLAELVKVDPKSIGVGQYQHDVNQSQLKKSLEAVVESCVNNVGVDVNTASAALLSHVAGIGPALAKGIVEHRKKALFSDRSELLKIPKFSTKVYEQAAGFLRIPGGKQILDSTGIHPERYQAVTDMAKDIGANLSEIIGEGAKKLLAQRTKWAQLVGEFTFDDIVKELEKPGRDPRDPFKVFQFRDDIMEVKDLQEGMICPGIVTNVTNFGAFVDIGVHQDGLVHISALSHKFVDDPRKVVNPGDHVTVKVLKVDTVKNQISLTMKMDDAPEASAPREARGDRRPDQRGAGGRPAGGPRPPHGGGGHGQRPSGPPPKPANPFNNPFAALMNVNPNKK from the coding sequence ATGGATCAGGCTCTTCAGAGTTATTTGGCGCGTATTGCACCTACTGTTTCTGCAAAATCAGCACAAGCTGTGATCGAACTTGCAGCAGAGGGCGCTACGGTTCCTTTCATCGCTCGTTACCGTAAAGAGAAAACTGGCAATTTGGACGAAGTTCAAATTCGTGCAGTTATCGAAGGTCACGAAACTTATAATGAGATTGTAAAGCGTAAAGCTTTCCTTATTAAAGAAATCGGCGAGCAAAACAATCTTACTGCGGAAATCCAAAAGCGCATCGAGCTTTCTTGGGATCTGGGTGAGCTTGAAGAGATCTACAAACCATTCAAGAAAAAGAAAAAAACCAAAGCGACTGTGGCCCGCGAAGCTGGCTTGGAGCCTTTGGCGCAATGGATTTGGGATCTTGGCCATGGTCTGATCAAAGACGATGCGACTATGGAAATGAAAGCGAAAGCTTTCTTAAATCCGACTGCTAAAATCGTCACTTACGAAGAAGCGCTAAAAGGTGCTCAAGATATCTTGGTTGAAAAAATCGCCAATGATACTGAACTTCGTGCGATGGTTGCGAAGAACTACAATGAAAAAGGCCGTGTTGTTGCGAAAGCAGCTAAGGGCTTTAAACCAAATTCTAAGTACGACATGTACAAAGAATTTGAAGAGCCAGTTAAAAACTTGATGGATGCTAAAAACAATCACCGCTACTTGGCGATGAGACGTGGCTGGCAAGAAGAGGAATTGGCTGTTGACGTTAAGGGCGATGACGAAGACATCTTAAAGTCTTACGAAAAGTTCGCGACTTCAACTCCAGACAACGCTGTTGGTGAATACTTAAAACAATGTGCTCGTTTGGCATTGAACGTTTACGTTCTTCCTTCTGTGGTGAATGAAGTTCATCGTTTGCTAAAAGAAAAAGCGGATACAGATGCTATCACGGTATTTGCTGAAAACGTTCGTAAGTTGTTATTGGGTTCTCCGTACGGATCTAAATGTGTATTGGGTGTCGACCCTGGTTTAAGAACGGGTTGTAAAGTGGCTTTGATCGATAAGACGGGCGCTTTCATTTCTCACACAGTTCTTTACACTTTAGGTGACGATGCAGAGAAAAAAGCAAAAGCACTTTTCGGTGAAGTATTAAAACAAATCCAAATCGAAGCGATCGCTGTAGGTAACGGTACCGCAGGTCGTGAAACTGAAGCGTTCTTGCGCAAAGTTCTTAAGGATCTTGGCAAAAACATTCCAGTAGTGATGGTTTCTGAGTCAGGTGCTTCTGTGTACTCGGCTTCAGAAGTGGCTCGTGAAGAGTTCCCAGATCTAGACGTGACTGTAAAAGGTGCGATCTCTATCGCGCGTCGTTTGCAGGATCCTTTGGCGGAACTTGTGAAGGTAGATCCTAAGTCTATCGGTGTTGGTCAGTACCAACATGACGTGAACCAATCTCAATTGAAAAAATCATTGGAAGCTGTGGTTGAGTCTTGCGTGAATAACGTAGGTGTTGACGTGAATACGGCGTCTGCGGCCCTTCTTTCCCATGTTGCGGGCATTGGTCCTGCGTTGGCGAAAGGGATCGTTGAACACCGTAAAAAAGCGTTGTTCTCGGACCGTTCTGAGCTTTTAAAAATTCCTAAGTTTTCTACAAAAGTTTACGAACAAGCTGCGGGTTTCTTAAGAATCCCAGGTGGAAAACAAATCTTAGATTCTACAGGTATCCATCCAGAGCGTTACCAAGCGGTGACCGACATGGCGAAGGATATCGGTGCAAACCTTTCTGAAATCATTGGTGAAGGTGCGAAAAAACTTTTGGCACAAAGAACTAAATGGGCTCAGCTGGTGGGTGAGTTTACTTTTGATGACATCGTAAAAGAACTTGAAAAACCAGGCCGCGATCCTCGTGATCCGTTCAAAGTATTCCAGTTCCGTGACGACATCATGGAAGTAAAAGACCTTCAAGAAGGTATGATCTGCCCAGGTATCGTGACGAACGTAACTAACTTTGGTGCTTTCGTTGATATCGGCGTTCACCAAGATGGTTTGGTTCATATTTCTGCACTTTCTCACAAGTTCGTGGATGACCCTCGTAAAGTGGTAAATCCAGGGGACCATGTGACAGTGAAGGTTCTTAAAGTTGATACTGTGAAAAATCAGATTTCATTAACTATGAAAATGGATGATGCACCTGAAGCTTCCGCACCTCGCGAAGCTCGTGGTGACAGACGTCCGGATCAACGTGGCGCTGGCGGCAGACCTGCTGGTGGACCTCGTCCTCCTCATGGTGGTGGTGGTCACGGACAACGTCCAAGTGGACCTCCTCCGAAGCCAGCTAATCCGTTCAACAATCCGTTTGCGGCCTTGATGAACGTGAATCCTAATAAGAAGTAG
- a CDS encoding SDR family NAD(P)-dependent oxidoreductase — translation MRQRKTRRTNGRLMRNVGMGMLLYFAYNQLKKGLRFMKMEGKVVVISGGSRGLGFVLAKELAKKGASVCLLARDKEELQRAQNQIQFEVPTAEVIYQVCDSTNPRQTLTAMERCFEHFRRIDVVINNAGVITVSPYENLSAADFEESLKVHFWASYNITEAARPFLKATGGGRIVNISSIGGKVPVMHLSSYCTGKFALVGYSRSIRPELLKDNIYVTTVCPGLMRTGSVDHAQFRGQHSKEYSWFALADSIPLLTMSAERAARKIIEAMQAGQAEINISLPTKVAIAVQGIAPELTADFMAVANLLMPSAPVFSELKKGSESHSAVAPSVLTKLTNDAAIRNNEKRI, via the coding sequence ATGCGCCAACGCAAAACCAGAAGAACCAACGGTCGCTTGATGAGAAACGTCGGCATGGGAATGCTGCTTTACTTTGCTTACAACCAACTGAAAAAGGGTCTGCGCTTCATGAAGATGGAAGGCAAGGTGGTTGTGATTTCTGGTGGTTCGCGAGGTTTGGGATTTGTTTTAGCTAAAGAACTTGCAAAAAAAGGTGCTTCCGTTTGTTTACTAGCAAGGGACAAAGAAGAACTGCAAAGAGCGCAGAACCAAATTCAATTCGAAGTACCAACAGCCGAAGTGATCTATCAAGTTTGTGATTCAACCAATCCGCGCCAAACATTAACGGCGATGGAAAGATGTTTTGAACACTTTAGACGTATAGACGTTGTCATTAATAACGCTGGCGTCATCACAGTGTCGCCTTATGAAAATCTCAGTGCGGCGGATTTCGAAGAATCTTTGAAAGTTCATTTCTGGGCTTCATACAATATCACCGAAGCTGCCCGACCATTTTTGAAAGCCACTGGCGGCGGCCGTATCGTCAACATAAGCTCCATCGGCGGAAAAGTTCCAGTGATGCATCTGTCGTCTTATTGCACGGGGAAATTCGCCTTGGTGGGCTATTCCCGCTCGATTCGCCCTGAACTATTAAAAGATAATATTTATGTAACTACTGTGTGCCCGGGTTTAATGCGCACAGGATCTGTCGATCATGCGCAGTTTCGCGGTCAACACTCTAAAGAATACTCGTGGTTTGCATTAGCGGACTCTATTCCACTTCTTACTATGAGCGCAGAAAGAGCCGCGCGAAAAATCATCGAGGCCATGCAAGCCGGCCAGGCAGAGATAAATATTTCGTTACCAACAAAAGTAGCCATCGCAGTTCAAGGCATTGCTCCTGAATTAACGGCGGACTTTATGGCGGTGGCAAATCTATTAATGCCTAGCGCTCCGGTCTTTAGTGAACTTAAAAAAGGCTCAGAGTCTCATTCAGCAGTAGCACCATCAGTTCTAACCAAACTGACCAATGATGCTGCCATAAGAAATAACGAAAAAAGAATTTAG
- the topA gene encoding type I DNA topoisomerase, protein MAKKMDTSDGIKLVVVESPTKAKTIRKFLGKDYVVESCMGHIRDLPKSAKDIPEKVKKEKWAQLGVNVDKNFEPIYCVPKDKTKVVKNLKDKLEEAAELYLATDEDREGESISWHLLEVLKPKVPTKRMVFHEITKDAIQKALKDTREIDINLVRAQEARRILDRLVGYTISPLLWKKVAYGLSAGRVQSVAVRLIVEKELERVRFKKSSYWGVLAELNKDGVNFESRLQQYKNQRIATGKDFDGLTGQLTAGKDVLVLDEKMSAKLAADLKSGSWVVSDVEEKPTFRKPAAPFITSTLQQEANRKLGLSSREAMQVAQKLYEQGFITYMRTDSTFLSTEAINASRDAIQSKYGKEYLTPQPRNYAAKKVKGAQEAHEAIRPAGNQFMDPDETGLTGTQFRLYDMIWKRTIASQMVDARQKQVSAKIQVGDALFGASGMTIEFPGFLRAYVEGSDDPEADLAEREVRLPALKVKDGVKVSKLDPTSHETKPPARYTEASLVQTMEKEGIGRPSTYASVIGTIIDRGYVRKAGTALVPTFTAMIVSKLLSSYLSQYVDLGFTSEMEQSLDNIAEGDLDWEKYLSSVYKGPKGLKALVDSQEEKINPDDARTMTLEGMDRYKFHVGRYGAYVTTTRDGEDVSASLPDNESPADITPEIAEKLIDQKINGADALGKDPTTGLPIYVLNGRYGPYVQMGDVTPEDDKPKRASLPPNTQPEQVDLQMALSLLSLPKTLGNHPGTGKEIKAGLGRFGPFVVHDGDYRSIPKSDSIFTITLEKALEMLSQPKKGRGRAAALKDLGAHPDTGDAIQIFNGPYGPYIKCAKVNVSLPEGASPDTVTLEQAIGLINDKGGLTKGKGKAKAAKATGKAPAKAKAAAPKKALKNAEGAKEKAQALGVKKVVTRKAKK, encoded by the coding sequence ATGGCAAAAAAAATGGATACTTCTGATGGTATTAAACTCGTGGTGGTCGAATCACCGACGAAAGCCAAAACCATTCGTAAGTTCTTAGGCAAAGATTATGTAGTTGAATCATGCATGGGTCACATCCGTGATTTGCCTAAATCTGCTAAAGATATTCCTGAAAAAGTAAAAAAAGAAAAATGGGCGCAGCTTGGGGTTAACGTAGATAAAAACTTTGAGCCTATCTACTGCGTTCCCAAAGACAAAACCAAAGTCGTCAAAAATTTAAAAGATAAACTTGAAGAAGCCGCAGAGCTTTACCTCGCGACGGACGAAGACCGCGAAGGGGAGTCGATCAGCTGGCACTTGCTTGAAGTGTTAAAGCCAAAAGTTCCAACTAAACGCATGGTGTTTCATGAGATCACCAAAGATGCGATTCAAAAAGCCTTGAAAGACACGCGTGAGATCGACATCAATCTAGTGCGTGCGCAAGAGGCACGTCGTATTCTTGATCGTTTAGTGGGTTACACTATTTCTCCGTTACTTTGGAAAAAAGTAGCTTACGGTCTTTCTGCGGGTCGCGTGCAATCTGTGGCTGTGCGTTTGATTGTTGAAAAAGAATTAGAGCGCGTTCGTTTTAAAAAGTCTTCTTACTGGGGTGTTCTTGCTGAACTTAACAAAGACGGCGTGAACTTTGAGTCTCGCCTTCAGCAGTACAAAAACCAACGAATTGCCACCGGTAAAGACTTTGATGGTTTAACGGGGCAATTGACTGCGGGAAAAGATGTTTTAGTTCTAGATGAAAAGATGTCAGCAAAATTAGCTGCTGATTTAAAATCAGGTTCTTGGGTTGTTTCTGATGTGGAAGAAAAACCAACCTTCAGAAAACCTGCAGCTCCGTTCATCACTTCGACATTGCAACAGGAAGCCAACCGTAAATTAGGATTAAGCTCTCGTGAAGCCATGCAAGTGGCGCAAAAACTTTACGAGCAGGGTTTCATTACCTATATGCGTACGGACTCTACTTTCTTATCAACAGAAGCGATCAATGCTTCTCGTGATGCGATTCAAAGTAAGTACGGTAAAGAGTACCTGACTCCGCAACCGCGCAACTATGCTGCAAAAAAAGTTAAAGGTGCGCAAGAGGCCCATGAGGCAATTCGTCCTGCTGGTAACCAATTTATGGATCCAGATGAAACGGGTCTTACTGGAACTCAGTTCCGCCTTTACGACATGATCTGGAAGCGTACTATTGCTTCGCAAATGGTTGATGCTAGACAAAAACAAGTCAGCGCTAAAATCCAAGTAGGTGATGCTTTATTCGGAGCTTCGGGAATGACTATCGAGTTCCCAGGTTTCTTGCGCGCTTACGTTGAAGGCAGTGATGATCCAGAAGCAGACTTGGCTGAACGTGAAGTGCGTTTGCCGGCTTTAAAAGTGAAAGATGGGGTGAAGGTTTCTAAACTAGATCCAACTTCCCATGAAACAAAACCACCTGCTCGTTATACAGAGGCAAGTCTTGTTCAAACCATGGAAAAAGAAGGTATCGGGCGTCCTTCTACATACGCTTCTGTTATCGGGACTATCATTGATCGTGGTTATGTTCGTAAAGCGGGGACAGCACTTGTTCCAACCTTCACGGCGATGATCGTTTCTAAACTATTAAGCAGTTATTTATCTCAGTACGTGGATCTTGGCTTTACATCTGAAATGGAGCAAAGCCTGGATAACATCGCTGAGGGTGACCTTGATTGGGAAAAATATCTTTCAAGCGTTTATAAAGGACCTAAAGGTCTGAAAGCGTTGGTTGATAGTCAGGAAGAAAAAATCAATCCTGACGACGCGCGTACCATGACTTTAGAAGGCATGGATCGTTATAAATTCCATGTGGGTCGTTATGGTGCTTATGTCACCACGACTCGTGATGGGGAAGATGTCAGTGCTTCGTTGCCTGATAATGAATCTCCGGCAGATATCACTCCTGAAATTGCTGAAAAATTAATTGATCAAAAAATCAATGGTGCTGATGCCCTTGGTAAAGATCCAACAACAGGTTTACCGATTTACGTTTTGAACGGCCGTTATGGTCCTTACGTTCAAATGGGTGATGTAACGCCTGAAGATGATAAGCCAAAAAGAGCGTCGCTTCCTCCGAACACTCAGCCAGAGCAAGTGGATTTACAGATGGCTTTAAGTCTTTTGTCTTTACCGAAAACTTTGGGTAACCACCCGGGCACTGGTAAAGAAATTAAAGCTGGTTTGGGTCGCTTTGGTCCTTTCGTGGTTCACGATGGCGATTATCGATCAATTCCTAAATCAGACAGCATCTTTACGATCACTTTGGAAAAAGCCCTAGAGATGTTGAGCCAACCTAAAAAAGGTCGCGGCAGAGCTGCGGCTTTAAAGGATCTCGGAGCGCATCCTGATACGGGTGATGCGATTCAGATTTTCAATGGTCCTTATGGTCCGTACATTAAGTGCGCGAAGGTGAATGTGTCTTTGCCAGAGGGTGCATCCCCGGACACTGTTACTTTAGAGCAAGCTATCGGTTTGATTAACGATAAAGGTGGCTTAACTAAAGGAAAAGGCAAAGCTAAGGCCGCAAAAGCGACGGGTAAAGCCCCGGCAAAAGCGAAAGCCGCGGCTCCTAAAAAAGCCTTAAAGAACGCTGAAGGTGCTAAGGAAAAAGCCCAAGCACTGGGTGTCAAAAAAGTGGTCACTCGCAAGGCTAAGAAGTAA
- a CDS encoding L,D-transpeptidase: MSKYFLLVLVVLFTATEVQAGWWDKWWPPGRRRRSPPPSRPPAPISCEYSPEEKQRIIPIESEKAYERTPVSYPVERFDVQSAMVTRPWLRDFRYIIVINKAATGRTAQSIMVFEDGYPILQDRVSTGRETLELRRRHETCLKQPPNSYYSVTATGYYPIQQLIENHRSESFDADMPYSMFYDRSFGLALHQVNEAFLSRLGSRASGGCTRLRPGFAEELFFLVKKTKGAEIPVFKKDGSPVLLENGQIKRTKTISTSDGRSSAYSAIVIIQDIVE; the protein is encoded by the coding sequence ATGAGTAAGTATTTTTTGTTAGTGTTAGTTGTGCTGTTTACAGCGACTGAAGTGCAAGCCGGCTGGTGGGATAAGTGGTGGCCACCGGGAAGACGCCGCAGATCTCCACCACCATCAAGACCGCCAGCTCCAATTTCTTGTGAATATTCTCCAGAAGAAAAACAAAGAATCATTCCGATTGAATCAGAAAAAGCCTATGAAAGAACTCCGGTTTCTTATCCGGTAGAAAGATTCGACGTTCAGTCAGCGATGGTGACACGTCCCTGGTTGCGTGACTTTAGATATATTATTGTTATTAATAAGGCAGCGACGGGCAGAACGGCGCAATCAATCATGGTCTTTGAAGATGGGTATCCTATTTTACAAGATCGTGTTTCTACGGGCCGCGAAACTTTAGAACTGCGCCGTCGTCATGAGACTTGTTTAAAACAGCCGCCAAATTCCTATTATTCTGTAACGGCAACTGGGTACTATCCAATACAACAATTGATTGAAAACCACAGATCAGAATCTTTTGATGCGGATATGCCGTATTCAATGTTCTATGATCGTTCCTTCGGTTTAGCTCTGCATCAAGTGAACGAAGCTTTCCTATCAAGATTGGGAAGCCGCGCTTCAGGCGGATGCACGCGTTTGCGCCCAGGGTTTGCTGAAGAGTTGTTCTTTTTAGTTAAGAAAACAAAAGGGGCAGAGATTCCAGTCTTCAAAAAAGATGGATCACCAGTGTTATTGGAAAACGGTCAAATTAAAAGAACTAAAACTATTTCAACTAGTGATGGACGAAGCTCTGCCTACAGTGCGATTGTTATTATTCAAGACATCGTAGAGTAG
- a CDS encoding HAD family hydrolase translates to MKNTLEFSHSLKFLLTDIDDTLTDEGLLGAEAYEALWSLRHAGIHVIPVTGRPAGWCEMIARVWPVSGIVGENGGFYFRYHDRKMHRHFFFDEKTQKENRLKLEQLQSQILNQVPGCDLASDQFCRLMDLAIDFCEDVNPLPKDQVQKIVEIFNQAGAQAKVSSIHVNGWFGSYDKLTMSLRFLEREFNVIASEAKNLCGFSGDSPNDEPMFAYFPHSFAVANIQNFIDQISNKPTYVSRQRGGLGFTEIASAILKNKN, encoded by the coding sequence ATGAAAAACACTTTGGAATTCTCGCATTCACTCAAATTTCTTCTAACTGACATCGACGACACCCTGACTGATGAAGGTCTTCTTGGTGCCGAAGCATATGAAGCATTATGGAGTCTTCGTCATGCGGGAATTCACGTTATCCCCGTCACAGGAAGACCCGCTGGCTGGTGCGAGATGATTGCTCGGGTTTGGCCCGTCAGTGGCATCGTTGGCGAAAACGGTGGCTTTTACTTCCGTTACCATGATCGTAAGATGCATCGCCATTTTTTCTTCGATGAAAAAACTCAAAAAGAAAATCGCCTAAAGCTTGAGCAGCTTCAATCGCAAATTCTTAATCAAGTTCCCGGCTGTGACCTTGCCAGCGATCAGTTTTGCCGCTTGATGGACCTGGCTATTGATTTCTGCGAAGACGTGAACCCTTTGCCAAAGGATCAAGTGCAAAAAATCGTTGAGATCTTCAACCAAGCCGGAGCTCAAGCCAAAGTCAGCTCTATCCACGTCAACGGCTGGTTTGGCAGTTACGACAAACTAACAATGTCTTTAAGGTTCCTAGAAAGAGAATTCAATGTGATAGCCTCTGAAGCTAAAAATCTTTGTGGCTTTAGCGGGGATTCCCCTAACGATGAACCGATGTTTGCTTACTTCCCCCACAGCTTTGCCGTTGCTAACATTCAAAATTTCATCGATCAGATTTCTAACAAACCAACTTATGTGAGTCGTCAGCGTGGTGGTTTAGGTTTTACCGAAATCGCTTCTGCCATTTTAAAAAATAAAAACTAA
- a CDS encoding TldD/PmbA family protein, whose translation MDTIKSNFEKIANLARQDGAKVEMLVSGGEELSIGYQKKKLDSFESTQSQMAGIRVILGASQGYAYTENLNDESLLRTYRDALANAKTVQKQGATVSLMAPKAITPMSNLYNVQDVPMNKKLDIARLLEEQCLEKDPRISAVPYSGYSEVSSFKRILNSEGMDQEFKQNYYSGYAYPLAKDGESSKMDGEGFFARSFDDIKVSEVTEKGVKKAVSRLNATKLTTGNYAVVIDRDQFSTVLQMIYSYFSAKQVDEGKSLFKGKLGQKIASDKFQLLDDPFEARGTATRPFDDEGAPSQKTVLFENGVLKNLLTNLEYAHKMNLPHTSHGRRSPASQLEIAPTNLVVAKGTKSLQDLLASQTKVVHLTEFAGGLHAGFKESTGDFSMPAEGFLYENGKCVGPIDQFVMSGNVLELLRDIEDLGNDYNKPGSSMICPDVLIKSLSFAGA comes from the coding sequence ATGGATACTATTAAATCGAACTTCGAAAAAATTGCGAATTTGGCCCGTCAAGATGGCGCCAAGGTTGAAATGCTTGTCAGCGGCGGCGAAGAGTTGAGCATTGGTTATCAGAAAAAGAAGTTAGATTCTTTTGAATCTACGCAATCGCAGATGGCAGGCATCCGTGTGATCTTGGGCGCAAGCCAAGGTTATGCGTACACTGAAAACTTAAATGACGAATCTTTGCTGCGCACGTATCGCGATGCTTTGGCAAATGCGAAGACTGTGCAAAAGCAAGGTGCGACAGTTTCTTTGATGGCACCTAAAGCTATCACGCCGATGTCAAATCTGTATAACGTTCAAGATGTGCCGATGAATAAGAAATTGGACATCGCTCGCTTGCTAGAAGAGCAGTGTTTAGAAAAGGATCCGCGCATTTCAGCGGTTCCGTATTCCGGATACAGTGAAGTAAGCAGCTTTAAAAGAATTCTAAACTCTGAGGGCATGGACCAAGAGTTTAAGCAGAATTATTACTCTGGTTATGCTTATCCATTAGCGAAAGACGGTGAGTCTTCAAAAATGGATGGCGAAGGTTTCTTTGCCCGTTCTTTTGACGACATCAAAGTTTCAGAAGTGACTGAAAAAGGTGTTAAAAAAGCAGTATCGCGTTTGAATGCGACAAAGCTGACTACTGGAAACTATGCAGTTGTTATTGATCGCGATCAGTTTTCTACGGTTTTGCAGATGATCTATTCTTATTTCTCGGCAAAACAAGTGGATGAAGGCAAATCTTTATTCAAAGGTAAACTTGGTCAGAAGATCGCAAGTGATAAATTCCAGTTGTTGGATGATCCATTCGAAGCGCGTGGTACGGCGACTCGTCCGTTTGATGATGAAGGTGCCCCATCGCAAAAAACAGTTTTGTTTGAAAATGGTGTGCTAAAAAATCTTCTGACGAACTTAGAGTATGCGCATAAGATGAACCTTCCGCACACATCGCACGGTCGCAGAAGCCCGGCTTCTCAGTTGGAAATTGCTCCGACAAATTTGGTGGTGGCAAAAGGCACAAAGTCTTTGCAGGATCTATTAGCCTCCCAAACTAAAGTTGTTCACTTAACAGAGTTCGCTGGTGGTTTGCATGCAGGCTTTAAGGAATCCACAGGTGATTTTTCAATGCCGGCAGAAGGCTTCCTTTATGAAAACGGGAAGTGTGTAGGGCCGATTGATCAGTTTGTTATGTCAGGTAACGTTCTTGAGCTTCTTCGCGACATAGAGGACTTAGGAAATGACTATAACAAGCCGGGCAGTTCAATGATTTGCCCTGATGTTCTTATTAAGTCTTTAAGTTTCGCTGGAGCTTAA
- a CDS encoding TldD/PmbA family protein produces the protein MLVQPHILTKALDAALSTGADFADIFLEDTYSSQLTVLNSKPEQAIVGQLYGAGIRLFFGHEIVYVTTNDLSETGLVKAALNAAQSRGTGGAKKSMPLLQVPFDTIHTYGEKPWEMNRDRKFQWLNAIDQHSRARNSAVTQVEAGLNEKFQRVQIANSKGLMAYDERAYSRIRMNTFVEHNGVKESSSEDEGHMGTSEIYDQINLKELAEQTVDRAMMLTTAAYAPAGEMPVVIDNAFGGVIFHEACGHGLETTSVAKDASVFCGKLGQKIAHESVTAIDDGTIENGWGSLNMDDEGNKTKKTTLIENGVLKSYIVDEMGSRQTGYEITGSGRRQSYKYAPASRMRNTFIAAGKDTFEDMIRDVDYGLYAKKMGGGSVNPGTGDYNFQVGEAYIIRNGRIEEAVKGACLIGRGIDTLGKITKVSNDLKLARGMCGSVSGSIPAAVGQPQILVSSLMVGGRAK, from the coding sequence ATGCTGGTTCAACCTCATATTTTGACTAAGGCCCTTGATGCGGCTTTAAGTACTGGTGCTGATTTCGCGGATATTTTTCTTGAAGACACTTATTCCTCACAATTGACTGTTTTAAATTCTAAGCCTGAGCAGGCCATTGTTGGTCAGCTTTATGGTGCGGGGATTCGTTTGTTCTTTGGCCATGAGATCGTTTATGTAACCACGAATGACTTATCTGAAACGGGTTTGGTGAAGGCTGCTTTGAATGCGGCTCAAAGCCGTGGCACTGGTGGCGCTAAGAAGTCTATGCCTTTGTTGCAAGTGCCTTTTGATACTATTCATACCTACGGTGAAAAACCTTGGGAAATGAATCGCGATAGAAAGTTCCAATGGTTGAATGCCATTGACCAACATTCTCGTGCTCGCAACTCGGCGGTGACTCAGGTTGAGGCCGGTCTTAATGAAAAATTTCAGCGTGTGCAAATCGCAAACTCTAAAGGTTTGATGGCCTATGATGAGCGCGCTTATTCCCGCATTCGTATGAACACTTTTGTTGAACACAATGGTGTGAAAGAAAGTTCTTCTGAAGACGAAGGTCACATGGGGACTTCTGAAATTTATGATCAGATCAATCTTAAAGAGCTAGCTGAACAAACTGTGGATCGCGCGATGATGTTGACGACTGCAGCTTATGCTCCTGCTGGTGAAATGCCAGTTGTTATCGATAATGCATTCGGCGGAGTTATTTTCCACGAAGCTTGCGGTCACGGTCTTGAAACGACAAGTGTTGCTAAAGATGCTTCTGTATTCTGCGGTAAGCTTGGTCAGAAAATTGCCCATGAAAGTGTGACAGCGATTGACGATGGTACTATCGAAAATGGTTGGGGCTCTTTAAACATGGATGATGAAGGTAACAAAACTAAGAAAACCACTTTGATTGAAAATGGTGTTTTGAAGTCTTACATCGTCGATGAAATGGGATCTCGCCAAACTGGTTATGAAATTACCGGAAGCGGTCGCAGGCAGTCTTATAAGTATGCTCCAGCTTCACGTATGAGAAATACGTTCATCGCTGCTGGTAAAGATACTTTTGAAGATATGATCCGTGATGTGGACTACGGTCTTTATGCGAAGAAAATGGGTGGCGGTTCTGTGAACCCAGGTACTGGTGATTATAATTTCCAAGTGGGTGAAGCTTATATCATTCGTAACGGTCGTATTGAAGAAGCCGTAAAAGGGGCTTGTTTGATCGGTCGTGGTATCGACACTTTGGGTAAAATCACTAAGGTTTCTAACGATCTTAAACTAGCGCGCGGTATGTGCGGTTCAGTCAGTGGATCTATCCCTGCAGCTGTTGGCCAGCCGCAAATCCTTGTATCAAGCCTAATGGTCGGTGGGAGAGCGAAATAA
- a CDS encoding LEA type 2 family protein: MFKFSVFAAGFLLLNLVACSSLQEWAVGQKPEAKLKEVFIKEADMTGALLVFVVNVQNPNKHDLKIDEIAYRVFLDGKEVSQAKTEKNILLKAEQEAEVPIPLPIKYSQIFDNIAAALTAGSITYKIEGDAKVSPFSIPFSKSGKVDLN; the protein is encoded by the coding sequence ATGTTCAAATTTTCAGTATTCGCAGCCGGTTTTCTTTTGTTAAATCTCGTGGCCTGTTCTTCACTGCAAGAATGGGCTGTTGGGCAAAAACCTGAAGCGAAACTGAAAGAAGTCTTTATAAAAGAAGCAGACATGACCGGGGCCCTTCTGGTTTTTGTCGTTAACGTGCAAAACCCGAATAAGCATGATTTGAAAATTGATGAAATTGCTTATCGGGTTTTTCTTGATGGCAAAGAAGTAAGCCAGGCAAAAACGGAAAAAAATATTTTGTTGAAGGCTGAACAGGAAGCGGAAGTTCCAATTCCGTTGCCGATTAAATACTCGCAAATTTTTGATAATATTGCGGCCGCATTAACTGCGGGATCGATCACCTATAAAATTGAGGGGGATGCTAAGGTATCCCCATTTAGCATCCCATTTTCGAAGTCTGGAAAAGTGGATTTAAACTAA